In the genome of Mucisphaera calidilacus, one region contains:
- a CDS encoding ion transporter, with the protein MLILKIRELVNSKLFGQAILGLILVAAVIVGLETYPEVMARYGDLIHTIDWVIITLFALEAILKMAQHGRHWYRYFYDPWNVFDFSIVVVCLLPVGGHAAAITRLVRVLRALRLISTLPKLQLLVEALLRSVPSMVYVGVLLVILFYIYAVMGVFAFRENDPVHFGNLQLALLSLFRIVTLEDWTDIMYIQMYGSDVFAIDNPAAQPEQPSAQPMLAVVYFVSFVLFGTMIMLNLFIGVIITSMEEAQAEAEARKEHPTVDDEFVELARDVDNIKLRLQAIRRHVSEKQP; encoded by the coding sequence CATCGTCGGCCTCGAGACGTATCCCGAAGTCATGGCTCGCTACGGCGACCTGATCCACACCATCGACTGGGTCATCATCACCCTCTTCGCGCTCGAAGCCATCCTCAAGATGGCCCAGCACGGACGACACTGGTACCGCTACTTCTACGACCCCTGGAACGTCTTCGACTTCTCCATCGTCGTCGTCTGTCTCCTGCCTGTCGGCGGGCACGCCGCCGCCATCACGCGACTCGTCCGCGTCCTCCGTGCCCTGCGCCTCATCTCCACTCTGCCCAAACTCCAGCTGCTCGTCGAAGCGCTGCTCCGCAGCGTCCCCTCCATGGTCTACGTCGGCGTGCTCCTGGTGATCCTCTTCTACATCTACGCCGTCATGGGCGTCTTCGCCTTCCGTGAGAACGACCCCGTCCACTTCGGCAACCTCCAACTCGCCCTCCTCTCGCTCTTCCGCATCGTGACCCTCGAGGACTGGACCGACATCATGTACATCCAGATGTACGGCTCCGACGTCTTCGCCATCGACAACCCCGCCGCCCAGCCGGAACAGCCCTCCGCGCAGCCGATGCTCGCCGTCGTCTACTTCGTCTCCTTCGTGCTCTTCGGCACCATGATCATGCTCAACCTCTTCATCGGCGTCATCATCACCTCGATGGAAGAGGCGCAGGCCGAGGCCGAGGCACGCAAGGAACACCCCACCGTCGATGACGAGTTCGTCGAACTCGCCCGCGACGTCGACAACATCAAGCTCCGACTCCAGGCCATCCGCCGACACGTCAGCGAGAAACAGCCATGA